One part of the Glycine max cultivar Williams 82 chromosome 14, Glycine_max_v4.0, whole genome shotgun sequence genome encodes these proteins:
- the LOC100803342 gene encoding transcription factor bHLH143: MGEDCGTWIPELHFDWQSPNLSSFDAAAPFGARKQSGTSAAMNLGANVVTSNAAMPVYASSALPDSQSGHSGEPHGWFYCLPRFRQGFTMPARNFNAKEKLPAGHAKDLGEEIAPNGELGFPQKQFLVIDQTGDQTTLVHSSRFGGPLASWNSKLHGFNNLNNGNELLNLRRDVNHVVGLGPTLNDKVDENQRTDDDIESEMHEDTEEINALLYSESDGYSTEDDDDDEVTSTGHSPSTMTTHDDNQEEPDRGTAKEVASSVGETKKRKLWDGAYDDGDMQFMDTANSLNGKRLSEVGDDAESKCSSGGNGSRGLGEMGSLSGNKKMRKEKIQDVLSILQCIVPGGKDKDPIELIDEAIRCLKSLKLKAIELGLDATI, translated from the coding sequence ATGGGAGAAGATTGCGGAACCTGGATTCCGGAGCTGCATTTTGATTGGCAATCTCCTAATTTGAGCTCCTTCGATGCTGCTGCACCCTTTGGCGCCAGGAAGCAAAGTGGTACTTCTGCAGCTATGAATCTGGGTGCCAACGTGGTCACGAGTAATGCGGCAATGCCAGTTTATGCATCCTCTGCGCTGCCTGATTCGCAGTCAGGACATTCTGGTGAACCTCATGGTTGGTTTTATTGTTTGCCTCGCTTTCGACAGGGATTTACTATGCCTGCTCGTAACTTCAATGCAAAGGAAAAACTCCCTGCTGGCCACGCGAAAGATTTAGGCGAGGAAATTGCGCCGAATGGGGAACTGGGTTTCCCTCAGAAGCAATTCCTGGTTATTGATCAAACGGGTGATCAAACAACTCTTGTTCATAGTTCAAGGTTTGGGGGTCCTCTTGCTTCCTGGAATTCAAAGCTGCATGGTTTCAACAATTTGAACAATGGGAATGAATTGCTTAATTTAAGGAGAGATGTGAATCATGTGGTTGGACTTGGACCAACTTTGAACGATAAAGTTGATGAAAATCAAAGAACTGATGATGACATTGAAAGCGAGATGCATGAGGACACCGAGGAAATCAATGCATTGCTTTACTCTGAGAGTGATGGTTATTCCActgaggatgatgatgatgatgaagttaCTAGCACAGGACATTCACCCAGTACAATGACCACACACGATGATAACCAGGAAGAACCGGATAGGGGAACCGCCAAAGAAGTTGCTAGCTCCGTTGGAGAAACAAAGAAGCGAAAACTATGGGACGGTGCTTATGACGACGGCGATATGCAGTTCATGGACACTGCTAATTCTCTGAATGGGAAAAGACTCTCCGAAGTTGGAGATGATGCCGAATCAAAATGCTCCAGTGGTGGCAACGGTAGTAGAGGGTTAGGTGAAATGGGTTCCTTGTCAGGCAATAAAAAGAtgagaaaggagaagattcaAGATGTTCTGAGCATTCTGCAATGCATAGTTCCTGGTGGAAAGGACAAGGACCCAATTGAGCTTATTGATGAAGCCATTCGTTGCTTGAAATCATTGAAACTCAAGGCCATAGAACTTGGACTTGATGCTACTATATAA